The nucleotide sequence GGATGGTTTTGGTAAATTCCACCCCTTCTTTTGCCGCGTCGCACATATGGTTCAGACAGTCTTCCGCACTTTCTCCCGCTTCGATTCCTTTTGTAAGAGCTTCCAGGGCCGGTTCCAGGGCATCCAGCATGGTCTTTTCTCCTCTCTCTGCCTTGCCCCGCATTTTAATACCGCCGATTACCGCTGTCATCATCTCTTTTGCATCTTCCAGCGTAATCTCCTTTTTACCGTTCACAGCTCCTGCTGCTTTCATATATGCAGTACCGTACAGAGGGCCGGAAGCTCCTCCCACCTTGGATAACAGTACCATACCGGTTTTCTTCAGAACCGCACTGATATCCTCTTCTTCCTGGGGAAGCTGCTGCAGTACTTCCGTAAATCCTCTGGCCATGTTAATCCCATGATCCGCATCACCGATTGCGGAATCCAGATCTGTCAGAAATTCTTTGTTTGCAATGATGTCCTCTCCGATTTTCTGCATACATTGATATATTTTGGTTGCCATAAGAATCCTCCTGTCTCTTGTTATATTTATCTGGCATGTATCGGGGAAATTTCCCCAATCGCTTATAATTATATATAAGCAAATTCTGTGCCAGTTTATTTAACCGTTTTTGTTTCCAGATGATATTTCCGGGCTTTGGCCGCCACGGTTTTATGGGTCAGGCCCAGCGCTTTTCCCGCTGCATTAAAACTTCCGTATGTTTCCAGAGCCCGGCGGATAATTTCTTTTTCATAATATGCAAAAGGGTGTACTTCTTCCCCTTCCCACCGGCTGTCCCCCGGAAGGCTTCGGCTGTCCCGGACGGGAATATCATAAGCCTCCGGACTGCTTTCTTTCTGTTTTTCACCGGAAAAAATATTTTCACTGATATAATGGGGCAGGTCTTTTCGCCGCACCTGGAATCCGTCGGCCAGGATATTCACCCGCTCCATCACATTTTCCAGTTCCCGTATATTCCCCGGCCAGGAATACTGAAGAATGGCCTCCATGGCCTCCGGCGTTAAATACTTGGGCTCCCGGTTTAAATCCGCCGCAATTTTATTCAGGAAATGTTCGGCCAGCACAGGAATATCCTCCCGGCGTTCCCGCAGAGGCGGCAGCCAGATGGGGATTACATTGAGACGGTAATACAAATCCTCCCGGAATTCTCCCTGTTCCACCAGTTCTTCCAGATTCCGGTTGGTGGCTGCAATAATCCTGGCGTCCACCCGAATCGTTCTGTCATCCCCCACCCGCTGAAATTCTTTTTTCTGAATTACCCGCAGCATTTTGGCCTGCATGGACCTATCCAGTTCTCCAATTTCATCCAGAAAAATCGTGCCTTTGTGGGCCAGCTCAAATTTACCGATTTTCGTCTTAATGGCTCCTGTGTAGGCCCCTTTTACATGGCCGAACATCTCGCTTTCCAGCAGATTCTCCGGTATGGCCGCACAGTTTACCCGGATAAAATCATGACTGGCCCGCTCGCTGGAATAATGGATGGCTTCTGCTATCAGCTCTTTTCCCGTACCGCTTTCTCCCCGTATCAGCACGTTAAAATTATTGTCCGCTGTCTTCGCCGCAAGCTGCATGGCGTCATAAAGTTTGCTGCTGATACCCACAATCCGGTTAAACGCCGGGTTCAGCTTGTTGCGCCGGTTCAGTTCTTCCTCCAGATATTCCGTTTTGGCTGACAGATGGTGAATCCGCTCCACCAGTTCCTGCACCTCGCTCAGGCTTTTCACCACGGAAATACCGCCCATAATCTGCTGATTTACAATGATGGGAACCACATTCAGCACCAGATTTTTCCCATTCTTTTTCTGACAGATGGTGCCCATAATTTTCTGGCCCTTTTCCAGTACTCTGGCGGCGCTTCCTCCGTCGTCAAAAGCCAGTATGTCGTCGCCTTCCCGTACCTGTTCTCCGGTGATATCCTCCCAGGCCCCGTTTACATAGGTGACAGCCCCTTTCTGGTCGAACACGCAGATTCCGTCCTGCACAGCCTCCAGAATCTGGTAATATTTCTCTTTCAGTTCTTTTACCTCTTCAAATTCCCAGCTAATCCGCACCAGCTGGGACACGTCTTCCAGAGTGGTAATGGTTCCCTTTATTTCTCCGTTTTCCAGAATGGGCCTGGTATTTCCCACCATGGTAGAGGTTCCGATGGTCTGGGTATAGACAGTCACGGGCTCCCTGTCCCGTATGGCCCGCAGCATTTTACTTCCCGCAAACACATCTTCCGCCCTGCGGCCCAGCGCCTCCATTTCCGGAATCCCCAGCAGCTTTTCCGCCTCCCGGTTGTAAATAATCACGGTTTCCTGTTTGTCCGTCACCACCAGCCCGCTGGCAATGCTGCTGTATATATTTTCCGCAGTGATTACATGTTCCTGCAGCAGGGTATCCACCTGGCTGAGTTCCGCCTGATTCAGGTTCAGATCGTGTTCCAGAAAATCACCTTCCAGAAAATCCTGCATTTCCAGCGAGGCTTCCTCTGCCTGTTCTCCCTGGGTAATCAGAATAATTTCCTCACCCTTTTTGATTTTCATGGAAGTAACCAGCAGAAGGCTGGTCAGAGGCACGTCATGAAATCCTTTCCGCCGGATATGGAAATTCACATGGTATTTCCGCCGGAGCCTTTCTGCCTTCTGCACCAGCATGGCTGCAATTCTGACATGGAGCCCCTTTTCACTGTGAATTTTCACCACCGCTTCTGTTCTGTCTTCTCTCATCATGATTTCCTTCTTCCTGAACTTCAGTGATACTCTTTCCGCTGGCGGACATTGGGAATCTGAAGCTGTTCCCGGTATTTCACCACCGTCCGCCTGGAAATGCCTATTCCCATTTTTTCCAGTTCCCGGACAATCCCGGAATCACTGAGGGGATTGCTCTTATCTTCTTCCCGGACAATTTTTTCTATACAGGAACGGGCATCTTTTTCTGCTCCTTTATTGGAAAAAAAATATTTCAGCTCAAATATTCCCCAGCGGCATTCCAGATATTTATCTTTCAGAGCCCGGCTTACCGTGGATTCATGCATACCGATATCCTGTGCAATATCAGCCAGATTCATAGGGCTTAAGCAGATTTTTCCTTTTTCAAAAAATGCTTCCTGCCGTTCCACAACAGCTTCCGCCACTCTGCGCAGAGTTTCCTCTCTCCGCTCAATATTCTTCAGAAAAGTCCTGGCCTCCCGGTACTGCTCCTGCAGATATTCGTAGTCTGCTCCCAGGTTTTCCCGGTTCAAAAGGGGCAGATAATCCTGATTAATTCTGGGAAATGTACTCCTTTCCCGGTTCATAATAATCTGATACGCCCCGTTATTGCTCCGGACCGTAATATCAGGGTAAATAAATTCCCCCTGGGTTCCGGTTCCATACCCCTGTCCCGGCACAGGTTCCAGCTCTTTGATACGGGCAATCAGCCCCAGCACCTTTTCTCTGCTCCATCCGGTTTCCCGGCAGATTCGGGGTATTCTGTTATGTATGATTTCGTCCGTACAGTTTGCCACCAGCCGGTACAGGTCGTTGTTATCCCCCTCCAGCTCTGCAATCTGCAGCAGCAGACATTCCCGCAGATTCCGGGCAAAAACGCCGCAGGGCTCCAGCTTCTGCAGGCTGAGGATTTCTGCTTCCACCTCCTGCTCCGTCACTCCCAGTATACGGGAAATTTCCGAACTGCTCATTTTCAGGTATCCGGATTCTTCCATACATTCTATCAGATATTCCGCCAGATTCTGTCTGTCAGGCTTTAAATTCCAGGTGCAGAGCTGCATTCTGAGATGTTCTTTCAGACTGGTTCCACAGCTTTTTTCATCCACCAGCCCATTGATATACTCCTGGTCCCGTGCCGGCACATACTGTTCCCCGGACGCATAATACGTCTTTCTTTCCCATCCCGGCGAAGGTTCTGCTTCCGGTTCTTCTCTTTCCCCGTCTTCCGGTTCCTGGCAGGTCAGCATGGGATTGGACAGCACGGTATCTTCCATATACTGTTCCAGCTCCGGCCCGCCCATCTGCAGTATGGACAGGGACTGTTCCATCTGAGGCGTTAAAGCCAGTTTCTGGGTCTGTTTCATTGTAAGTTCCAAATCCATGCTGCAGTGTCACCTCCTTCAGTTCCTCCGGGCGTATTATATGTAACCGGGCAGCTTGTCCGAACTGTTACTATTATATCATATTATAAATGCATTTGTTGCTTTTTTCTGTTGATGTGAAAGATTTTTAACGGTATAATCAGTTAGAGAGAAAGATACGTCCGGAAAAGCCGGAC is from Lachnospiraceae bacterium JLR.KK002 and encodes:
- the rpoN gene encoding RNA polymerase factor sigma-54 encodes the protein MDLELTMKQTQKLALTPQMEQSLSILQMGGPELEQYMEDTVLSNPMLTCQEPEDGEREEPEAEPSPGWERKTYYASGEQYVPARDQEYINGLVDEKSCGTSLKEHLRMQLCTWNLKPDRQNLAEYLIECMEESGYLKMSSSEISRILGVTEQEVEAEILSLQKLEPCGVFARNLRECLLLQIAELEGDNNDLYRLVANCTDEIIHNRIPRICRETGWSREKVLGLIARIKELEPVPGQGYGTGTQGEFIYPDITVRSNNGAYQIIMNRERSTFPRINQDYLPLLNRENLGADYEYLQEQYREARTFLKNIERREETLRRVAEAVVERQEAFFEKGKICLSPMNLADIAQDIGMHESTVSRALKDKYLECRWGIFELKYFFSNKGAEKDARSCIEKIVREEDKSNPLSDSGIVRELEKMGIGISRRTVVKYREQLQIPNVRQRKEYH
- a CDS encoding sigma 54-interacting transcriptional regulator, coding for MMREDRTEAVVKIHSEKGLHVRIAAMLVQKAERLRRKYHVNFHIRRKGFHDVPLTSLLLVTSMKIKKGEEIILITQGEQAEEASLEMQDFLEGDFLEHDLNLNQAELSQVDTLLQEHVITAENIYSSIASGLVVTDKQETVIIYNREAEKLLGIPEMEALGRRAEDVFAGSKMLRAIRDREPVTVYTQTIGTSTMVGNTRPILENGEIKGTITTLEDVSQLVRISWEFEEVKELKEKYYQILEAVQDGICVFDQKGAVTYVNGAWEDITGEQVREGDDILAFDDGGSAARVLEKGQKIMGTICQKKNGKNLVLNVVPIIVNQQIMGGISVVKSLSEVQELVERIHHLSAKTEYLEEELNRRNKLNPAFNRIVGISSKLYDAMQLAAKTADNNFNVLIRGESGTGKELIAEAIHYSSERASHDFIRVNCAAIPENLLESEMFGHVKGAYTGAIKTKIGKFELAHKGTIFLDEIGELDRSMQAKMLRVIQKKEFQRVGDDRTIRVDARIIAATNRNLEELVEQGEFREDLYYRLNVIPIWLPPLRERREDIPVLAEHFLNKIAADLNREPKYLTPEAMEAILQYSWPGNIRELENVMERVNILADGFQVRRKDLPHYISENIFSGEKQKESSPEAYDIPVRDSRSLPGDSRWEGEEVHPFAYYEKEIIRRALETYGSFNAAGKALGLTHKTVAAKARKYHLETKTVK
- the dhaL gene encoding dihydroxyacetone kinase subunit DhaL, which encodes MATKIYQCMQKIGEDIIANKEFLTDLDSAIGDADHGINMARGFTEVLQQLPQEEEDISAVLKKTGMVLLSKVGGASGPLYGTAYMKAAGAVNGKKEITLEDAKEMMTAVIGGIKMRGKAERGEKTMLDALEPALEALTKGIEAGESAEDCLNHMCDAAKEGVEFTKTIRATKGRASYLGDRSIGHQDPGATSSLITLEAIRAFYLENIK